In one Spirochaetaceae bacterium genomic region, the following are encoded:
- the ubiE gene encoding bifunctional demethylmenaquinone methyltransferase/2-methoxy-6-polyprenyl-1,4-benzoquinol methylase UbiE yields the protein MAPVAGTSSVPLLVRTRAADRIGAMFNGLARRYDLLNRVLSLQRDQRWRRLAAQLVLASRPRTVLDVATGTADLPLMLTDLDPQVRVTGVDIATEMLSRGRVKARHHPGSARIALATGNALALPVASASVDAVTIAFGIRNVADYRTAVSEMHRVLRPSGALAILEFAMPSNPLVRLPYLVYFRHLLPLVGGWISGNSKAYRYLNRSVESFPSGPAFTRLLTEAGFERVRRLALTFGIAAIYRARKPA from the coding sequence ATGGCTCCGGTAGCGGGCACCTCCAGCGTGCCATTGCTGGTGCGGACGCGCGCGGCAGACCGTATCGGCGCCATGTTCAATGGGCTTGCCCGTCGCTACGATCTTCTGAATCGCGTGCTGTCGCTGCAGCGCGATCAGCGCTGGCGCCGGCTGGCAGCGCAGTTGGTCTTGGCCAGCCGGCCCCGTACGGTTCTCGACGTAGCAACCGGCACCGCGGATCTACCCTTGATGCTCACCGATCTCGACCCACAGGTTCGCGTTACCGGCGTTGACATCGCCACCGAGATGCTGAGCCGCGGGCGCGTCAAGGCGCGGCACCATCCGGGCAGCGCGCGCATCGCGCTGGCGACCGGCAACGCCCTGGCTCTGCCGGTCGCCAGCGCGAGCGTGGACGCCGTCACCATTGCGTTCGGCATTCGCAACGTGGCCGATTACCGGACCGCCGTGAGCGAGATGCATCGCGTGTTGCGCCCATCCGGCGCCTTGGCGATCCTGGAGTTCGCCATGCCGAGCAATCCGCTGGTGCGCCTCCCGTACCTGGTCTACTTCCGCCACCTGCTGCCGTTGGTGGGCGGCTGGATCTCCGGCAACTCGAAGGCGTACCGGTACCTGAACCGCTCGGTGGAGTCGTTTCCGAGCGGCCCGGCATTCACCCGCCTGCTGACCGAGGCCGGTTTTGAACGGGTCCGCCGACTCGCCCTGACCTTCGGGATCGCCGCGATCTACCGCGCGCGCAAGCCGGCCTGA
- a CDS encoding isochorismate synthase, with protein MHPAPQQREGAAVRPTREVDRALQTLRPGDWSIDGPEHGTAWQRAELVVPDTDPLLFLHRLAGNAPAAIHYWSDRRHALQSAGWGIAAEVRGDAGFTFADVCGTVRASIGCRRQRLYGGFRFGAPPEGRPEPLWQPFGSFRFTLPRVELTRTAGGTVLACNFRPGEHRTLHAALPPLGDACRESLRTTRAVPSADGARQIADHSCRHEPDRARWQRIVADILRRLAGSLNRGALQKIVLARRTSYAFSAPIDALALLARLRGVNPTAFHFAIQPAPGVTFLGASPERLLRLSGPTLETEALAGTRPRGATREADARLEAELLRSDKELREHGFVHTRIAECLRELCTEVTTQEVARVRKLAHVQHLHTSFRGSLRPGLGLADALHWLHPTPAVGGYPTCGVSDLIAATEGFDRGWYAGPVGWIGAAEAEFAVAIRSGVAAAERLHLYAGNGIVRGSTADAEWAEMEQKILQILDVV; from the coding sequence ATGCACCCGGCACCGCAGCAACGGGAAGGCGCGGCCGTTCGGCCCACGCGCGAAGTTGATCGCGCCCTGCAGACCCTGCGGCCGGGCGACTGGTCGATCGATGGGCCCGAGCACGGCACGGCGTGGCAGCGTGCCGAGTTGGTGGTGCCGGACACCGACCCGCTGCTGTTCCTGCACCGCCTCGCCGGCAACGCACCGGCCGCGATCCACTACTGGTCCGACCGCCGCCACGCACTGCAGAGCGCCGGATGGGGCATCGCTGCCGAGGTGAGGGGCGACGCCGGCTTCACCTTTGCCGACGTGTGCGGGACCGTGCGAGCGTCGATCGGCTGTCGCCGGCAACGGCTGTACGGCGGCTTCCGCTTCGGCGCGCCACCCGAGGGCCGCCCGGAACCGCTCTGGCAACCGTTCGGGAGCTTTCGCTTCACCTTGCCGCGGGTGGAGCTGACGAGAACCGCGGGCGGCACCGTCCTGGCGTGCAACTTTCGTCCGGGCGAGCACCGTACGCTGCACGCCGCATTGCCGCCTCTGGGAGATGCGTGCAGGGAGTCGCTGCGCACCACGCGCGCCGTCCCGTCCGCGGATGGGGCTCGTCAGATCGCCGACCATTCGTGCCGCCACGAGCCGGACCGCGCCCGCTGGCAGCGGATCGTGGCCGATATTCTGCGTCGCCTCGCGGGTAGCCTGAACCGCGGCGCACTGCAGAAGATCGTGCTGGCGCGCCGCACCTCGTACGCGTTCTCTGCGCCCATCGATGCTCTCGCGCTGTTGGCGCGGCTGCGTGGCGTCAACCCGACCGCCTTTCACTTCGCGATACAGCCGGCCCCCGGCGTGACGTTCCTGGGCGCGTCTCCCGAGCGCCTGCTGCGCCTGTCGGGACCCACGCTGGAGACGGAAGCACTGGCGGGCACGCGCCCGCGCGGCGCCACGCGCGAGGCCGACGCGCGCCTGGAAGCGGAGTTGTTGCGTTCCGACAAGGAACTGCGCGAGCATGGCTTCGTGCACACCCGCATCGCGGAGTGCCTGCGCGAACTGTGTACCGAAGTGACCACCCAGGAGGTGGCACGCGTGCGCAAGCTTGCCCACGTGCAGCACCTTCACACCTCGTTCAGAGGCTCGTTGCGTCCCGGGCTCGGGCTGGCGGACGCGCTGCACTGGTTGCACCCCACCCCTGCCGTCGGCGGGTACCCCACCTGCGGCGTGAGCGACCTGATCGCCGCCACCGAGGGATTCGACCGCGGCTGGTATGCGGGCCCGGTCGGATGGATCGGCGCCGCGGAGGCGGAATTCGCGGTCGCGATCCGGTCCGGCGTCGCGGCCGCGGAGCGGCTGCACCTGTACGCCGGAAACGGCATCGTGCGAGGCTCGACCGCCGACGCGGAGTGGGCGGAGATGGAACAGAAGATCCTCCAGATTCTGGACGTGGTGTAG
- a CDS encoding aminotransferase class III-fold pyridoxal phosphate-dependent enzyme: MSIDQQYLDRHRRSAEIYRLAGGAFPGGVTHDTRFLQPFPLVMTTAAGSRKIDVDDNEYIDYVMGHGALLLGHSHPAVVAAVSEQLQRGTHLGGNTELELRWAEAVQRLMPSVERVRFHSSGTEATMMALRLARAHTGRPTVLRFKEHFHGWHDYAAAVPGGEDDPFAGPGIPAAVGATVRVIAQGDADLVDRTLAGDRSIGAVILEPTGAMSGRVPVAAEFVRDLRAITARHEVLLILDEVVTGFRVSAGGAQRRLGIRPDLTSMAKIVAGGLPGGAVGGRADILDQIALPGGRRRVAHPGTFNANPLSAAAGCTCLDLLAGAPLPERAEQAAARLYDGLNRVFADSGAAGFAYRSSSFVHVAPNLAGDGSEECVAAVLPELGAMRSSPAASRFRVALLNEGVDAMAGLTFIVSAVHDDADIDATVAAFGRALQSLRAEGVLHRRTDATAAAAAPA; encoded by the coding sequence ATGAGCATCGATCAGCAGTACCTGGACCGCCACCGGCGGTCCGCCGAGATCTATCGGCTCGCCGGCGGCGCGTTTCCCGGCGGCGTTACCCACGACACCCGCTTTCTGCAGCCGTTTCCCCTGGTCATGACCACGGCCGCCGGCAGCCGCAAGATTGACGTGGACGACAACGAGTACATCGACTACGTGATGGGCCACGGAGCGCTGCTGCTCGGCCACAGCCACCCTGCCGTCGTGGCGGCGGTCAGCGAGCAGTTGCAGCGCGGCACCCATCTCGGCGGCAACACGGAGCTGGAACTGCGCTGGGCAGAGGCCGTGCAGCGCCTGATGCCGTCGGTGGAGCGGGTACGCTTCCACAGCTCCGGCACCGAAGCCACGATGATGGCGTTGCGCCTGGCGCGCGCCCACACCGGCCGGCCCACGGTGCTGCGCTTCAAGGAACACTTCCACGGTTGGCACGACTACGCCGCGGCGGTCCCCGGCGGCGAAGACGACCCGTTCGCCGGACCCGGCATCCCGGCGGCGGTGGGCGCCACCGTGCGGGTCATCGCACAGGGCGACGCCGACCTGGTCGATCGCACGCTGGCCGGCGACCGCTCCATCGGCGCCGTGATCCTGGAGCCGACCGGCGCCATGTCCGGTCGCGTGCCGGTGGCGGCGGAGTTCGTGCGCGACCTGCGCGCCATTACCGCGCGGCACGAGGTGCTGTTGATCCTGGACGAGGTGGTCACCGGTTTCCGGGTCTCGGCCGGCGGCGCGCAGCGGCGGCTCGGGATTCGGCCCGACCTGACCTCCATGGCCAAGATCGTCGCCGGCGGCCTGCCCGGCGGCGCCGTCGGCGGCCGCGCCGACATTCTCGACCAGATCGCGCTGCCGGGCGGACGCCGGCGCGTCGCCCATCCCGGCACCTTCAACGCCAACCCGCTCAGCGCGGCGGCCGGCTGCACCTGCCTCGACCTGCTCGCCGGCGCGCCGCTCCCGGAACGCGCCGAGCAGGCCGCGGCCCGGTTGTACGACGGCCTCAATCGCGTGTTCGCCGACAGCGGCGCGGCCGGCTTCGCCTACCGCTCGAGCTCCTTTGTGCACGTGGCGCCCAACCTGGCCGGAGACGGCAGCGAGGAGTGTGTCGCCGCCGTGCTTCCCGAACTGGGAGCCATGCGCAGCAGCCCGGCGGCGAGCCGGTTCCGGGTGGCCCTGCTCAACGAGGGGGTGGATGCGATGGCCGGGCTGACCTTCATCGTGTCCGCGGTGCACGACGACGCCGACATCGACGCCACCGTGGCCGCGTTCGGACGCGCACTGCAGTCGCTGCGCGCCGAGGGCGTGCTGCACCGCCGCACCGACGCCACCGCGGCAGCCGCCGCTCCCGCGTAG
- a CDS encoding AAA family ATPase, which yields MSRRRPPIGIQTFRELREQDCYYLDKTAYVERLLDAGTYCFTTFAPHFGG from the coding sequence ATGAGCCGGCGCCGACCGCCGATCGGCATCCAGACCTTCCGCGAGCTGCGCGAGCAGGACTGCTACTACCTGGACAAGACCGCCTACGTCGAGCGGCTGCTCGACGCGGGCACTTACTGCTTCACCACATTTGCACCGCATTTTGGTGGTTGA
- a CDS encoding 5-(carboxyamino)imidazole ribonucleotide synthase, translating to MSGGMVRRAGAPDPLLPGATIGILGSGQLGRMLAGAAASLGYRVHVYSPEAGSPAGLVAACEVVGSYADVDAIAAFAAGVDVLTFEFENLSGAAVAAAERRTMVHPGAEVLATAQNRRTEKQFLGAAGFPVAAWRALPAAPAGERGAAADRVAADIGYPAIVKTAGFGYDGKGQRRVHDAGELAAARRAAAGEPLIVEQVVPFDRELSVIGARTAGGEYRDFGPFENVHARHILDLSSAPAAGDPAVLRRARELVRTLVEQLRVVGLLCVELFEVAGDLLVNEVAPRPHNSGHLTLDACATSQFEQHVRAVCGLPLGDPVQHTPAAMANLLGDLWPAAAAGIPADTGAGGAADAAAPPWHEALAAPNVKLHLYGKREARRGRKMGHLTALADTAERAAAQALAARSLLG from the coding sequence ATGAGCGGCGGCATGGTGCGGCGCGCGGGCGCGCCGGATCCGCTCTTGCCGGGGGCCACCATCGGCATCCTGGGCAGCGGCCAGCTCGGACGCATGCTCGCCGGCGCGGCGGCGTCGCTCGGCTACCGGGTGCACGTGTACTCTCCGGAGGCCGGATCTCCCGCCGGGCTGGTGGCGGCGTGCGAAGTGGTGGGCAGCTACGCCGACGTCGATGCGATCGCGGCGTTCGCCGCAGGAGTCGACGTGCTCACCTTCGAGTTCGAGAACCTGTCGGGCGCGGCGGTGGCGGCGGCTGAGCGTCGCACCATGGTGCACCCCGGTGCCGAGGTGCTCGCTACGGCGCAGAACCGCCGCACGGAGAAGCAGTTCCTCGGCGCCGCCGGGTTTCCGGTCGCGGCGTGGCGTGCGCTGCCGGCGGCGCCTGCCGGGGAGCGCGGCGCCGCCGCCGACCGGGTGGCGGCGGATATCGGTTACCCGGCCATCGTCAAGACCGCCGGCTTCGGGTACGACGGCAAGGGACAGCGCCGCGTGCACGACGCCGGCGAGCTGGCGGCCGCCCGCCGCGCCGCCGCCGGCGAGCCGCTCATCGTCGAGCAGGTGGTGCCGTTCGACCGCGAGCTGTCGGTGATCGGGGCGCGCACCGCCGGCGGCGAGTACCGCGACTTCGGGCCGTTCGAAAACGTGCACGCGCGCCACATCCTCGACCTGTCCAGCGCCCCGGCGGCGGGCGACCCGGCCGTGCTGCGCCGCGCCCGCGAACTGGTGCGCACCCTGGTGGAGCAGTTGCGCGTGGTCGGACTGCTATGCGTGGAGCTGTTCGAGGTGGCCGGCGACCTGCTGGTCAACGAGGTCGCCCCGCGGCCGCACAACTCCGGCCACCTTACCCTCGACGCATGCGCGACCAGCCAGTTCGAGCAGCACGTGCGCGCGGTGTGCGGGCTGCCGCTCGGCGACCCGGTCCAGCACACGCCGGCGGCGATGGCCAACCTGCTCGGCGACCTGTGGCCCGCCGCCGCGGCAGGGATCCCGGCGGACACCGGGGCGGGCGGCGCGGCGGACGCGGCGGCGCCTCCGTGGCACGAGGCCCTGGCCGCCCCCAATGTCAAGCTGCACCTGTACGGCAAGCGGGAAGCGCGGCGCGGGCGCAAGATGGGCCACCTCACCGCCCTCGCCGACACCGCCGAGCGGGCGGCGGCGCAGGCGCTCGCCGCCCGCTCCCTGCTCGGATAG
- a CDS encoding heavy metal-binding domain-containing protein has product MIVTTTPTIEGRNIAEYQGIVTGEAIIGANIFKDFFAGIRDIVGGRSAAYESELRNAREIALAEMAEAAEQRGGNAVVGVDLDYEVVGQGGSMLMVTASGTAVSVA; this is encoded by the coding sequence ATGATTGTCACCACCACGCCCACCATCGAGGGCAGGAACATCGCCGAGTACCAGGGCATCGTCACCGGCGAAGCCATCATCGGCGCCAACATCTTCAAGGATTTCTTCGCCGGCATCCGCGACATCGTCGGCGGACGTTCGGCCGCTTACGAGTCGGAGCTGCGTAACGCCCGCGAGATCGCGCTCGCCGAGATGGCCGAGGCGGCCGAACAGCGGGGCGGCAACGCGGTCGTCGGGGTGGACCTCGACTACGAGGTGGTCGGCCAGGGCGGCAGCATGCTCATGGTGACCGCCAGCGGCACCGCCGTTTCGGTCGCGTAG
- a CDS encoding outer membrane beta-barrel protein, whose translation MRIRTLLAAAVLVAAPSLAAFAQAWNTGVYLELNGGAVLVGEANDVASAVVGDAGDALPELGRDWEFTLGAGGAAGIGYDFGAIRLEGGLSYLSTGIKISRGGTLEEDNNKDSFTVLAATGNAWYDIDTGSPWTLYLGGGFGTANLGIHLVDVTVKNVTEKPDYTFSTWSLAFQAGAGIGYTIADFMVIDLGYRLLGSIDPKLVKSGSIDGSDFEWPLEPGTLLTHRLGLGLRIIFL comes from the coding sequence ATGCGAATTCGGACGCTGCTCGCCGCGGCCGTCCTGGTGGCCGCGCCGTCTCTGGCAGCATTCGCGCAGGCCTGGAATACCGGCGTGTACCTGGAGCTGAACGGCGGAGCGGTCCTTGTGGGGGAGGCGAACGACGTGGCGTCCGCCGTGGTGGGAGATGCCGGCGATGCCTTGCCGGAACTCGGCCGCGATTGGGAGTTCACTCTCGGCGCCGGTGGTGCCGCCGGCATCGGCTACGACTTCGGCGCCATCCGGCTCGAAGGCGGGCTCTCCTACCTCTCCACCGGCATCAAGATCAGCCGTGGCGGCACGCTGGAAGAGGACAACAACAAGGACAGCTTCACGGTGCTCGCCGCCACCGGCAATGCCTGGTACGACATCGATACGGGGTCGCCGTGGACGCTCTACCTCGGCGGCGGGTTCGGCACCGCCAACCTCGGCATCCACCTGGTCGACGTCACGGTGAAGAACGTGACCGAAAAGCCCGATTACACCTTCTCCACCTGGTCGCTGGCGTTCCAGGCGGGGGCCGGCATCGGCTACACCATCGCCGACTTCATGGTGATCGACCTCGGCTACCGGCTGCTCGGCTCCATCGATCCCAAGCTGGTCAAGTCGGGTTCCATTGATGGCAGCGATTTCGAGTGGCCGCTGGAGCCGGGGACGCTGCTGACCCACCGCCTCGGCCTCGGTCTGCGCATCATCTTCCTGTAG
- a CDS encoding DEAD/DEAH box helicase, producing MHLFHPEVAGWFRGSFAAPSEAQRTAWPAIKAGSHTLIAAPTGSGKTLAAFLCAIDELVREAETGSLPDETRVVYVSPLKALSNDIERNLQAPLRGVHELLGPDAAEIRVGLRTGDTPAAARTAMTRRPPHIVVTTPESLYLLLTSAGGRAMLATTRTVIVDEIHAVLGSKRGAHLALSLERLDALAAAPVTRIGLSATQRPIETAAAFLTGASAGGGCGSGAAPACRIIDTGHRRAMDVGLELPGSPLEAVMANEVWDELYQRLTELILEHRTTLVFVNNRRLSERMSHALGAALGEQQVAAHHGSLSRERRLDAEQRLKSGELRVIVATASLELGIDIGEVDLVCQFGSPRSIMAFLQRVGRSGHHISGTPKGRLFPLSRDELVESAALLAAAQQGELDRIVVPEQPFDVLAQQIVAEVGAREWAADDLFAVFRRAWPYRALRREQFDAVVTMLAEGFSTARGRRAAYLHHDVIGGRLRGRRGARLAALTNGGAIPDNFDYHVRADPQDLFIGTVHEDFAVESVPGDIFLLGNKSWEILKVETGVVRVADAAGRPPTLPFWLGEAPGRSNELSRAVSALRTRIRGLIEGEGAPAAVEWLVREVGLDGVAADQLVVYLHAGLNALGAMPTHDTAVMERFFDEAGDMHLVIHSPRGSRLNRAWGLALRKRFCRNFNFELQAAANEDALVLSLGQTHSFPLADVWRYLNRKTVREVLIQALLDAPVFQTRWRWNATCALAILRQRGGKRVAPYLQRMQSEDLLSLVFPDQLACLENITGEREIPDHPLVGQAIADCLHEAMDIGQLEDLQAAIAGGAMELVARDLREPSPFAEEIINARPYAFLDDAPLEERRTQAIRNRRWTTPEEAREFGALDASAIARVREEALPRVTDADELHDALDLLTFIDEEDGLRAGWGELLHTLIAHGRATRIHVAGAATARWIAAERLPLWQALFDTLSPDPMPALPAVLTERVWQREEALREVVRGRMEAAGPVSSATLGRQIGLPGGDIDAALLALEAEGAVLRGEFTGSGGEEWCERRLLARIHRYTIARLRREIEPLSFDDFVRFLFVWQSVPPLAADGGAGAAGGPEALLALVHQLAGYEAAAAAWEEWILPARLPKYDPAWLDLLCASGEVAWARLRPAARAGTRTGPLSSSPIALAAREEMAMWRAAAHGRGTAETPRWSADAAAVHACLTRGGALFRDEIQRGANLLPSQVDGALAELAAAGAVTCDSYAGLRALIRPAQRSAGERRRESRLRRAGGSFAGAASRPRFGAAGRGAPAAAGSSRVEVGRAAATAPRRLDRSGRWSLIAAESVATDHGELDVEQVAMRLLDRYGVVFRRLLERETLAPSWGALVAVYRRLEARGLIRGGYFVSGVGGEQFALAEAIASMRAVRRAPAKGELRVLSAVDPAAAAGIKVHPSRVRQRIAGVRGNRILYRDGVPLAVREAGAVRFLDGDGVALTEEERWRLERLLLVRDARRARRLATHLAAPAIAAPSVSA from the coding sequence TTGCATCTTTTCCACCCGGAGGTAGCCGGGTGGTTTCGCGGCAGCTTCGCCGCCCCGTCGGAGGCGCAGCGCACCGCGTGGCCGGCGATCAAGGCAGGGAGCCACACCCTGATCGCCGCCCCGACCGGCTCCGGAAAGACCCTGGCCGCCTTCCTGTGCGCCATCGACGAACTGGTGCGCGAGGCCGAGACCGGCTCGCTGCCCGACGAGACGCGGGTGGTTTACGTCTCGCCGTTGAAGGCGCTCAGCAACGACATCGAGCGCAACCTGCAAGCGCCGTTGCGCGGCGTGCACGAACTCCTCGGCCCGGATGCCGCCGAGATTCGCGTCGGCCTGCGCACCGGCGACACTCCCGCGGCGGCGCGGACGGCCATGACCAGGCGACCGCCGCACATCGTGGTGACCACGCCCGAGTCGCTCTACCTGCTGCTGACCAGCGCCGGCGGCCGCGCCATGCTGGCCACCACGCGCACCGTGATCGTGGACGAGATTCACGCCGTGCTCGGCTCCAAGCGCGGCGCCCACCTGGCGCTCAGCCTGGAGCGGCTCGACGCGCTCGCCGCGGCACCGGTGACGCGCATCGGGCTGTCCGCCACCCAGCGTCCCATCGAGACCGCCGCCGCCTTCCTGACCGGCGCCAGCGCCGGTGGCGGCTGCGGCTCCGGCGCCGCGCCGGCGTGCCGCATCATCGACACCGGCCATCGGCGCGCCATGGACGTTGGCCTGGAGTTGCCCGGCTCGCCGCTGGAAGCGGTGATGGCGAACGAGGTGTGGGACGAACTCTACCAGCGCCTCACCGAGTTGATCCTGGAGCACCGCACCACGCTGGTGTTCGTCAACAACCGCCGCCTCTCCGAGCGCATGAGCCATGCCCTCGGCGCGGCGCTCGGCGAGCAGCAGGTGGCCGCCCATCACGGCAGCCTGTCGCGCGAGCGGCGCCTGGACGCCGAGCAGCGCCTGAAGAGCGGCGAGCTGCGGGTCATCGTGGCCACGGCATCGCTGGAGCTGGGCATCGACATCGGCGAGGTCGACCTGGTGTGCCAGTTCGGGTCACCGCGGTCGATCATGGCCTTCCTGCAGCGGGTCGGGCGTTCCGGGCACCACATTTCCGGCACCCCCAAAGGCCGCCTGTTCCCGCTCAGCCGCGACGAGCTGGTCGAGTCCGCCGCGCTCCTGGCCGCGGCGCAGCAGGGCGAGCTGGACCGCATCGTGGTGCCGGAGCAGCCGTTCGACGTGCTCGCGCAGCAGATCGTCGCCGAGGTGGGCGCCCGCGAGTGGGCGGCGGACGACCTGTTTGCCGTGTTCCGCCGCGCCTGGCCGTATCGCGCGCTGCGCCGCGAGCAGTTCGACGCCGTGGTGACGATGCTCGCGGAGGGCTTCTCCACCGCGCGTGGGCGCCGCGCCGCCTACCTGCACCACGACGTGATCGGCGGCCGCCTGCGCGGGCGCCGCGGCGCCCGCCTCGCCGCCCTTACCAACGGCGGCGCGATACCGGACAACTTCGACTACCACGTGCGGGCGGACCCGCAGGACCTGTTCATCGGCACCGTGCACGAGGATTTCGCCGTGGAAAGCGTGCCCGGCGACATCTTCCTGCTTGGCAACAAGTCGTGGGAGATCCTGAAGGTGGAAACCGGGGTGGTGCGGGTGGCGGACGCCGCCGGCCGGCCCCCGACGCTGCCGTTCTGGCTCGGCGAAGCCCCCGGCCGCAGCAACGAGCTGTCGCGGGCGGTGTCCGCGCTGCGCACGCGTATCCGCGGCCTGATCGAAGGGGAGGGCGCGCCGGCGGCGGTCGAGTGGCTGGTGCGCGAGGTGGGCCTCGATGGCGTCGCGGCGGATCAGTTGGTGGTCTACCTGCACGCCGGGCTGAACGCGCTCGGTGCGATGCCTACCCACGACACCGCGGTAATGGAGCGGTTCTTCGACGAGGCGGGCGACATGCACCTGGTGATCCACTCGCCGCGCGGCAGCCGGCTGAACCGCGCCTGGGGGCTGGCGCTGCGCAAGCGGTTTTGCCGCAACTTCAACTTTGAACTGCAGGCCGCCGCCAACGAGGATGCCCTGGTGCTGTCGCTCGGCCAGACGCACAGCTTTCCGCTCGCCGACGTGTGGCGCTACCTCAACCGGAAGACGGTGCGCGAGGTGCTGATCCAGGCGCTGCTCGATGCGCCGGTGTTTCAGACCCGCTGGCGCTGGAACGCGACCTGCGCATTGGCGATTCTCCGTCAGCGTGGCGGCAAGCGGGTGGCGCCCTACCTGCAGCGGATGCAGTCGGAGGACCTGCTGTCGCTGGTGTTCCCGGATCAGCTCGCCTGCCTGGAGAACATCACCGGCGAGCGGGAGATTCCCGATCACCCGCTGGTGGGCCAGGCCATCGCCGACTGCCTGCACGAGGCGATGGACATCGGGCAGTTGGAAGATCTGCAGGCGGCAATCGCCGGCGGCGCCATGGAGCTGGTAGCGCGCGACCTGCGTGAGCCGTCGCCGTTCGCCGAGGAGATCATCAACGCCCGTCCCTACGCGTTCCTGGACGACGCCCCGCTGGAGGAACGGCGCACGCAGGCAATCCGCAACCGGCGCTGGACGACTCCGGAGGAGGCGCGCGAGTTCGGCGCCCTCGATGCGTCCGCCATCGCCCGCGTGCGCGAGGAAGCACTGCCGCGCGTGACCGACGCCGACGAGCTGCACGACGCGCTCGACCTGCTCACGTTCATCGACGAGGAGGACGGCCTCCGGGCCGGCTGGGGCGAATTGCTGCACACGCTCATTGCGCATGGCCGCGCCACCCGCATCCACGTCGCCGGTGCGGCAACCGCCCGCTGGATAGCGGCCGAGCGGTTGCCGTTGTGGCAGGCGCTGTTCGACACGCTCAGTCCCGACCCCATGCCGGCCCTGCCGGCGGTGTTGACCGAACGGGTGTGGCAGCGCGAGGAAGCGCTGCGCGAGGTGGTGCGCGGGCGCATGGAGGCGGCCGGTCCGGTCAGCTCCGCTACCCTGGGGCGGCAGATCGGGTTGCCCGGCGGCGACATCGATGCGGCGCTGCTGGCGCTGGAGGCTGAAGGCGCGGTGCTGCGTGGCGAGTTTACCGGCAGCGGTGGCGAGGAGTGGTGCGAGCGGCGCCTGTTGGCACGCATTCACCGCTACACCATCGCCCGGCTCCGCCGGGAGATCGAGCCGCTCTCATTCGACGACTTCGTGCGCTTTCTGTTCGTGTGGCAGTCGGTGCCGCCGCTCGCCGCGGATGGCGGCGCCGGCGCGGCCGGCGGGCCGGAGGCACTGCTTGCGCTGGTCCACCAGCTTGCCGGCTACGAGGCGGCCGCCGCCGCCTGGGAAGAGTGGATCCTGCCGGCGCGGCTTCCGAAGTATGACCCGGCCTGGCTCGATCTGTTGTGCGCAAGCGGCGAGGTGGCGTGGGCGCGCCTGCGCCCGGCGGCGCGCGCGGGCACCCGGACCGGCCCGCTGTCGAGCAGCCCCATCGCCCTGGCCGCGCGCGAGGAGATGGCAATGTGGCGTGCCGCCGCGCACGGCCGGGGCACCGCGGAGACGCCGCGGTGGTCCGCTGACGCCGCTGCGGTGCATGCCTGCCTGACCCGCGGCGGCGCCCTGTTCCGCGACGAGATTCAGCGCGGTGCGAATCTGCTGCCGTCCCAGGTCGACGGCGCCCTGGCCGAGCTGGCAGCGGCAGGCGCGGTCACCTGCGACAGCTACGCCGGGTTGCGGGCGCTCATTCGCCCGGCGCAGCGCAGCGCGGGCGAGCGCCGGCGCGAGTCCCGGCTGCGCCGTGCGGGCGGTTCCTTTGCGGGCGCCGCTTCCCGCCCCCGCTTCGGGGCGGCCGGGCGTGGCGCTCCGGCGGCCGCGGGCAGCAGTCGCGTCGAGGTGGGCCGCGCCGCGGCGACTGCGCCGCGGCGCCTGGACCGGTCCGGACGCTGGAGCCTGATTGCTGCCGAGTCGGTTGCGACGGATCACGGCGAGCTGGACGTGGAGCAGGTGGCGATGAGGCTGCTGGATCGGTACGGCGTCGTGTTCCGGCGGTTGCTGGAGCGGGAAACACTGGCGCCTTCCTGGGGTGCGCTGGTCGCGGTCTACCGGCGGCTCGAGGCGCGCGGGCTGATCCGCGGCGGCTACTTCGTGAGCGGTGTGGGCGGGGAGCAGTTTGCCCTCGCGGAGGCGATCGCGAGCATGCGCGCGGTGCGGCGGGCGCCCGCCAAGGGGGAGTTGCGCGTGCTCAGCGCGGTCGATCCGGCTGCCGCCGCCGGCATCAAGGTGCACCCGTCGCGGGTCAGGCAGCGTATCGCCGGGGTGCGCGGCAACCGGATCCTGTACCGTGACGGCGTGCCGCTGGCGGTCCGGGAGGCGGGAGCGGTGCGCTTCCTGGACGGCGACGGGGTGGCGCTGACCGAGGAGGAGCGCTGGCGGTTGGAGCGCCTTCTGCTGGTGCGCGACGCGCGCCGGGCGCGCCGCCTGGCCACGCACCTGGCCGCTCCGGCAATCGCCGCGCCGTCGGTAAGCGCATAG